The proteins below are encoded in one region of Peribacillus muralis:
- a CDS encoding helix-turn-helix domain-containing protein: protein MKEFEKNRDIFKDLYGDMMEFADRISSVLGCPITIEDGNHRLIAYSTHDDTTDQARIMTIIGRRVPEKVINSLWKDGIIPALLKEDAPIKIGAINDVGLGNRAAVSIRKNNEVLGFIWALEVHAPFSDEDMEFLQIAAKEAKNQLQQLQLKKKRKEAGHQEFLWRLLTGHYQDESEVIENFTKFSLHVPVVFSILVFEFPKEINREVERYISYMLTTTQKINSSLFAIDQNKLILFAGANEENSSFFTASLYDFIPFFILEMKQRFGVEHILGTAGNTYKNFLDVKSSYEESKYTLRMKNIFPDDMKLIVHHEELGMFQMIEALAGNKQRHAHPAILRLKAYDRKNQTELLQTLTVYLEKDCNPNEASRNLHIHVNTLNYRLKRISEVGTIRLKDPIQKMSLFLNIKLDQYDEYFKKNS, encoded by the coding sequence ATGAAGGAATTCGAAAAAAATAGAGATATTTTTAAAGACCTTTATGGAGATATGATGGAGTTTGCCGATAGAATCAGTTCGGTTTTAGGTTGTCCCATTACAATCGAGGACGGTAACCACCGTTTAATTGCATATAGCACACACGATGATACCACCGATCAGGCGCGCATCATGACCATCATCGGTAGACGCGTCCCTGAAAAGGTCATCAATAGTTTATGGAAAGACGGCATCATCCCTGCTTTATTGAAAGAGGATGCCCCCATCAAAATCGGGGCCATTAATGATGTTGGCTTAGGTAATAGGGCAGCGGTTTCCATTCGAAAAAACAATGAAGTCCTTGGTTTCATCTGGGCCCTAGAGGTCCATGCACCGTTCTCCGATGAAGATATGGAATTTCTTCAAATTGCGGCGAAGGAGGCAAAGAATCAATTACAGCAATTGCAGCTGAAAAAGAAAAGGAAAGAAGCGGGTCATCAGGAATTCCTATGGCGGCTATTGACCGGACACTACCAAGACGAATCGGAAGTAATTGAAAACTTCACGAAATTTTCGCTACATGTTCCTGTTGTTTTTTCAATATTGGTATTTGAATTTCCTAAGGAGATCAATCGTGAAGTGGAACGATACATATCTTACATGCTAACGACTACGCAAAAGATAAACAGTTCCCTTTTTGCCATCGACCAAAATAAGCTCATTCTTTTCGCAGGTGCCAACGAGGAAAACAGTTCTTTCTTTACTGCATCTTTGTATGATTTCATTCCCTTTTTCATCCTGGAAATGAAACAGCGATTCGGTGTAGAGCATATCCTAGGTACAGCTGGCAATACGTATAAAAACTTTTTGGATGTTAAATCAAGCTACGAGGAGTCAAAATACACCTTAAGAATGAAGAATATTTTCCCTGATGATATGAAGCTCATCGTCCATCATGAAGAGCTTGGAATGTTCCAAATGATTGAAGCGCTCGCAGGGAATAAACAGCGTCATGCCCATCCAGCCATTTTAAGATTAAAAGCATATGATAGGAAGAACCAGACCGAGCTGCTGCAAACACTTACCGTTTACTTGGAGAAAGACTGTAACCCAAACGAGGCTTCGAGGAACCTTCATATTCATGTGAATACATTGAATTACCGTTTAAAGCGAATTTCCGAAGTGGGAACCATTCGATTAAAAGACCCAATACAAAAAATGTCACTATTCCTTAATATTAAATTAGATCAATATGATGAATATTTCAAGAAAAATTCATGA